In Edaphobacter dinghuensis, one genomic interval encodes:
- a CDS encoding NAD-dependent epimerase/dehydratase family protein: MPVLVTGASGFLGGRLTEILISEGERVTVLARSTSDLSHLSESSPDRLRIVRGGLTDYESLLEAMRDVTHVFHCAAASTDWAPIEVYLESNVRGTEMLLAAARKQSQLQRFLHVSTTDVYGYPIVPCTETGEVRDAGLPYNWTKIWAEEAVWRASRAGLPVTIVRPATIYGPRGKAFVTDIADLLKSRQMAHIDGGRATGGFLYVDNAVSAMIAAAQSADAEGQAYNLADGTGATWKRYVATLAEGLGRRPPWIDLPYGVAMAIAGAMEAPYHWIKALPGRPMLTRHAVLLLAREQEFPSDKARAEFGFAPQVSFEEGVARSVDWLKSRERISKAAI; the protein is encoded by the coding sequence GTGCCTGTCCTGGTGACGGGCGCAAGTGGATTTTTGGGCGGCCGACTGACAGAGATTCTAATAAGCGAGGGGGAGCGGGTGACTGTATTGGCCCGCTCGACCTCTGATCTCAGCCATCTTTCCGAATCTTCTCCAGATCGTCTGCGTATCGTTCGTGGTGGTTTAACCGACTACGAATCGCTTCTGGAGGCTATGCGGGATGTGACGCATGTCTTTCATTGCGCGGCGGCATCAACGGACTGGGCTCCGATAGAGGTTTACCTCGAGAGCAATGTTCGGGGGACGGAGATGTTGTTAGCCGCAGCGCGGAAGCAGAGTCAACTCCAGCGGTTTCTACATGTCAGCACGACAGACGTCTATGGGTACCCTATTGTTCCATGTACCGAGACAGGGGAGGTTCGGGATGCAGGACTGCCTTATAACTGGACGAAGATCTGGGCTGAGGAGGCAGTGTGGCGAGCCTCTCGGGCTGGCCTGCCGGTAACCATCGTTAGGCCGGCGACGATCTATGGGCCCAGAGGGAAGGCGTTTGTTACAGACATTGCAGATCTGCTGAAGAGCAGACAAATGGCGCATATCGACGGAGGGCGGGCCACAGGAGGCTTCCTGTACGTCGATAATGCTGTGTCTGCGATGATTGCCGCAGCCCAGAGCGCAGACGCGGAGGGCCAAGCCTACAACCTTGCGGACGGCACCGGAGCTACCTGGAAGAGATATGTGGCGACACTGGCAGAGGGGTTGGGGCGAAGGCCGCCGTGGATTGATCTGCCGTATGGGGTGGCAATGGCGATTGCAGGCGCGATGGAGGCTCCGTACCACTGGATAAAGGCGCTGCCAGGGCGTCCTATGCTCACGCGTCATGCAGTTCTTCTGCTGGCGAGGGAACAGGAATTTCCGAGTGACAAGGCTCGAGCAGAATTTGGCTTTGCCCCGCAGGTTTCTTTTGAGGAGGGTGTCGCCCGTTCGGTGGATTGGCTGAAGAGCCGGGAGCGTATCTCTAAGGCAGCGATTTGA